One window from the genome of Nicotiana tomentosiformis chromosome 5, ASM39032v3, whole genome shotgun sequence encodes:
- the LOC138892164 gene encoding uncharacterized protein — translation MASASNLNEKSLEATKMLKESLREFPATTWNDVYNRYSTKLWIEEDTVAQPRVDERPGSRRSESERSIIFDDEDAYGLMIPHSDALVISLLVYDTNVKRVLIDPDSSVNIILLRVVNEMQANDKVIPKARSLSGFDNSSIVTKWEVVLSTFAKGVIKDTKFQPIDADIAYNIILGRLWIHDVDVIPSTLHQVIKFPSHWGNRQIHGDQQASRRQPDVDSRPDVIQELEENENIKTTTEELEVVILIHWPDRKVYIGANLSPEMKGKLIEFLRANADYFDWAHSDITGIPPKVTTHKLNKDPLHSPIKQKKRKQGAFKNQMIQDEVQKLLKIGLIREVKYPDWLANTVVVPKKNEKWRVCVEYTDLNKACRKDSFPLSHID, via the exons ATGGCTTCTGCGAGCAACTTGAACGAGAAAAGTTTAGAAGCCACGAAGATGTTGAAAGAAAGTTTGCGAGAATTTCCTGCAACAACTTGGAATGATGTATACAATCGATACAGTACAAAGCTATGGATAGAAGAAGATACGGTTGCACAGCCAAGGGTTGACGAAAGACCAGGTTCAAGACGTTCAGAGTCAGAGAGAAG TATAATATTTGATGATGAAGACGCTTACGGTTTGATGATTCCTCACagcgatgcactggtaatatctttacttgtatatgatactaatgtaaaacgagttttgattgaccCAGATAGCTCAGTAAATATCATTTTACTGAGGGTGGTAAATGAAATGCAAGCTAATGACAAGGTCATACCAAAGGCACGGTCTTTGTCTGGATTTGATAATTCAAGCATTGTTACAAAATGGGAAGTTGTACTGTCCACGTTTGCAAAAGGAGTCATCAAAGATACAAAGTTCCAACCAATAGACGCGGACATAGCCTATAATATAATCTTGGGAAGACTGTGGATTCATGATGTGGATGTTATCCCGTCCACGTTGCATCAAGTTATCAAATTTCCATCACACTGGGGAAACCGACAAATCCACGGAGATCAACAGGCTTCACGAA GGCAGCCTGATGTCGATTCAAGACCTGATGTGATTCAAGAGCTAGAGGAAAATGAGAACATTAAAACAACCACAGAGGAGCTCGAAGTTGTAATATTAATCCACTGGCCAGATAGAAAAGTTTACATCGGAGCAAATTTGAGCCCAgaaatgaaaggtaagttaattgagTTTTTACGTGCTAACGCAGATTACTTTGATTGGGCGCATTCAGATATTACAGGTATACCACCAAAGGTGACAACTCATAAGCTGAATAAGGATCCATTACACTCACCTATCAAGCAAAAGAAAAGGAAGCAAGGGGCCTTCAAAAATCAAATGATCCAGGATGAGGTACAAAAACTTTTGAAAATTGGTTTAatacgagaggtaaagtaccctgactggttagctaatactgttgtggttccaaaaaagaatgaaaaatggCGAGTCTGTGTAGAATATACTGATTTAAATAAGGCTTGTCGTAAAGATTCATTTCCTTTATCGCatatagattaa